The Paenibacillus pabuli DNA segment ATGTCTTCGGCAACTGGCTCACGGTTCAGGAAAACAACAGGGATACTTGCCGCCTTGGCCTTGTCAATGATGACACCTGCCGCGGTCCGGTCAACCGGATTCACAGCCATGGCGCTGTATTTCTTGGATACAAAGAGATCCACCTTCTCATTTTGGGTCGGCTGTGCGTTCTGGCTATCCACGATATCGAGTGTGGCTTTGCCTTCTGCTGCTGCCGTCATGGCATTCCGTACGCCCGTCATGAACGTATCATCGAATTTGTAGATCGCGACACCAATCTTTGGCGTCTCCGTTCCGCCTGCTGCCTGCTCCTCCGTACCCGTTCCCGTACTTCCGCCAGCACTGTCTCCACCGCTGCTGCAGCCCGCAGCCGCAACCATGAATGCAGTGAGCAGCAGTGTCATCCACGTTTTCTTCATATCCTAATGACCTCCCCAAGTTCATTCGGCTTCACCGATGTCTTTATTATGAAAGGGTTTACACTATTTTCGAATACAATATCTTCATCTGTTTTATCGAAATCTTCCTCTGTTCATTTGAGTTCTTCTGTCTTCATTGAACAAAAGGAAACAGCAGCTTCTGGTTATCCATCCAGAACATATTGTCCGTACTCACCAGCTTCGTTTCCAGCGTCACTCTTGCTTGCACCTGCTGATTACTCAGCCGTGCCACGGCCTGATTCAAACCAAGATACCCTGCGCTGAAGCCATTTTGCACAATAAGGTGCTGGAATACCCCTTCCTGCAACTGCTCCAGCTGTTGCTGCTCACTCCCGAAGCCTACAATGTTGACCTGGCGTTCCAACTTGCGGCGATGCAGTTCATCCGCTGCTCCGAGAGACGCCGGTTCCTGCAGGGCAATGAAGCCGTCTACCTGCTGCTGGTCCAGCAGCTGCTTCGCTGCCTGCCAGCAAACATCTCGGGTGCTGCATACGGACTTGGGTTCGACCTGAATACCAGGATACTGTTCCAGCGATTCCATGACACCCTGCTCCCGGTGGATCAGTCCCGGATTTACCGGATCGGGCCCCAGCAATGCCACGCTGCCCCTCCCTCCCAGAAGTTCGGCCATCGCTTCGCCCGCCTGTCGCCCAGCCTCCACATTATCCATGGAAATGACACTTGTAATTCCTTCTACAGGGAACTCATCGTTGAGAACAATCACGGGAACACTCATACCACTCTTATTCATCGTTTGGGCCTTCTGAATAATATCGCTTAGTGCCTTCTCACTTAATGGATCCACGAGCAGAGCGGAAGCACCCTGTTCCAATGCCTGCGTGACCGCTCGAATCTGAGCCTGTTCGCGCTGGCTGTACACCGAAATGTCCTGACCAGACAATTCCTGCAGCTCCCTGGCTTGGTGGATCGTCGAATCGGGATTGGATGGTGCATACGCTGCCGCCTCGGATGGAAATGCCTCCACCGTTAGCAGCTCAGCTCCATTTTCCTTGGCTGCCGCTTCTGCTCCGAGCCTTATCGCTTCAGCAAGTTCACCTGTCCCAGCAGGGGTAATCAGAGCGACACGAGGTGGAGGCAGGACCGAATCGGCATTAGAAATGCCACAGGCTGTACCCAGGAACAGACAGCAGCCTGTCGCAACGATCCCCATGCAGCTGCGTACACAGAGGATGGACTGACTGAACTTCTTGATGGGGTCCGGACTAACCATCCGTCGAATGATTGCTTTATCTTTATCTTTATCTTTATCTTCATTGCGCTTTATCATATTTATTGCCATCCTCCCGTTCGCATTGGACTGGAATCCGAATCCAGACCGTCGTTCCTTCCTCCAGCTCACTCTCGAATTCAAGACCGCATCCTTCCCCGTAGTAGAGCCGAATCCGGTCATGCACATTGCGCACGGCTACACCTGATCCAGCACCACTCTTGACGATGGGACTGCCGTGGAGTAGGCCTGCCACCTGTTCTTCCGTCATGCCGACACCATTATCCATGATGCAAAACACCAGCTGCTCCCTCTCCCGATAGACACGGATCTCAATACAGCCTTCATCCGTGTGATATTCAATCCCATGCACGATGGCATTTTCGATTAACGGCTGGAGCACCAGCTTCAGCGTCAGACAGTCCAATGTATCCTCATCCGCATCCAGACTGAACCGGAACTTGCGCTTGAACCGCATCTGCTGAATCGTCAGGTAATGGTGCGCATGCTCCAGCTCTTCGCGGACGGTAATGATGGTCTTTCCTTGGCTGAGACTTATGCGAAACAGGCGTGAAAGCGATGTGATCATGGTGATCACTTCTTCATTACGACTCATGCCCACCATCCGCACGACAGAATTCAAGGTGTTGTAGAGAAAATGAGGATTAATCTGGGCTTGCAAGGCTTCCAGTTCGAGACGCCGTTTCTGTTCCTGTTCATGGATGATCTCATTCATCAGAGTACGAATCTTGTACACCATCAGGTTAAACCGGCGGGATAGCCGTTCCACTTCAAGCGGTCCCTGAATGGGCAGCTCAACATTGAAGTCCCCTCTCTCCACGGCTTTCATCTTCCGCTCCATCCGCCGGATCGGACGTGTCAGACTGGAAGAGAGCAGCATGGACACGAGAATAACGAGTATTAACACAACCAGCAGTACCCGGACAAGATAGCCATTGACCTCCTGCCGGGTTGTCATGATTTCATCCAGGTAGGCCACACCGACAATTTTCCATCCGATATTGGCAACAGACTTCACGGTATTCAGCCTTTTCTGTCCATCCGCTTCATCTTCATAACTGCCTGTGGCGACCAGGGCCTGTTCGATATTTTCGCTTTTGAGCCCCATGTACATCAACTGCTGCTGCGGATGATAAACAATATTGCCTGCACTCTCGTCGATGATGTAGACATATCCCCGCTGCCCCAGACTGACCCGGCGGCTCAGTTCATCCATCTGTTTAAAATTGATATCCACCAGCAGAATGACCTGTCGGTCCTGACCATTCTGCCGTACGGTAATCCCTTTGCTCATTGATACGACCCATTTATAGGGGCCTGAATACATGTTCTGAATGTGAGGCAGTGAAAAGCTAAGGTGATCCGGCACTCTGAGCGCAGATTGAAACCACCCTTGCTGTGTCACATGGGCGCTTGATTTTAGCTCGGCCGAAGGTCTGTTCTTGAGCAGTTCGCCCTTGGAATCGAGCAGGGTAATAGAGATAATGTCCTCCCGGCTGCTGAGCAGTGTATCCAGCTGTTTGTCCACCTGGTCCCCTTCCCAGGTTCCGTCCCGCAGCATATGCTCCTCAATGGCCCGGTACAGATGTGACATGCTCCGGACATAGTCCTCCAGGTTGTAACTGACCTGATCGACAATCTGTCTCGTTGTCAGTTCAGCGCTGCGTTCGGCAGCCTGAGTGAATTTATCGTGCAGAAGCAGGGCCATTATGGTGAGCACAAGTACGATGAAGATGGAAAAGGACCACGTAATAATAGACCGAATACTGCTAACCTTCGACGATCGAAGACGGAAACGCAGCCGGAGCCATAACGGTCTCATCCACCCGGCTAACGTTCTCATCGTTCTGCACCTTCACGCGTTGTCAGCGCAGACTGCTTACGGTATTCTTTGGGCGAGATGCCAATATGTTTCTTGAAGCAAAAACTGAAATAATTCGGTTCGGCGAAGCCCACCCGTTCCGCAATCTCAAACGACTTCAGCTCCGTGGAGCGAAGCAGTTCCTTGGCCGCCTCCATGCGGATCTGCATCAGATATTGCAGGAACGTAAGCTGTACTTCTTTTTTGAAAATGCCGCAAAAATAACCTGAGCTGATATGCAGATAACCGCATACCTTCTGGATGGACAGATCGGGATCGGCGTAATGTTCCTTCGTAAACCGCAGCGCCTGCTCCACAATATCCTTGTATACATGCTGGCGCCCACTGGCAATCCGATGCTGTACGAGCACGCAGACATCCCTCACTTTGTCTTGTGCCTCAGACAGTCCCGGCAATCGGAACAAATCCGCATACAATTGAAATCCTGCACCGAAGATATCCTCCATGTCCTCACCAGATGCCTGCGCGGCCTTCCACACGGTTGTCAACACTTCAATCAGATATAGCTGGATGTCCCCCCGCCCATGCTCCACCGTAATTTCTCGGAAAATGATTCCCAGTACGTCTTCAAGCTCATTCCTGGTTCCTGCCTTGAGCGTGCGGGTCAGCACCTGCTGTTTCAGTTCGTCAAAACGCAGCTTGCCTGCAGTCTGCCGCTCCACGTCTGCAATATAGATGAGCGAATCAGTTCCCGGCACCAGTCTGTAGTCGAGCGCCAGTAATGCATCATCATAGGCATGCTTCACATCCGAGAGTGTCTCGACCATTGACCCAGATCCCACGGTAGCCGGGATGCGCAAGTAATGATTAATGCTGCGGATGACATTTTCAAGTGCCTGCTGCTGTCTTATCTCCCCTTCGCGCTGACCCCCACGGTCAATAAAAAGCAGAACAATCGTTTCCTGGTGCATAAAAGCATGTCCTGCCCCGTGCTCCTTCCATACCTCTTCGGCAATGTTAAGCGCAGCGAACTGCTTCAGTTCCGCATCCTCGGAGTGACGCAGTGATCCCCCGGAACCGTGATTTTCCTTTTCTACCGATACTTCGCCTGAACTTACCAATTCCTGAGTATTTGTTCCCCCTTGATGGCCGTTTTTCTTCCCGTCTCCCTCCATGTGCAGCGTCAAAACAGATACCCCATACCGCTCACCGTGCAGGTTCAGACCACATTGTTTTGCTTTCCCATGGATGTACGCCGGCGATTTCTGCCGATGCAGCAGGGTAGCCATAAGATCGGCCTGCACCAGCGGCAGACTTGTATAATAATGATCCCGCAGCTGCCGGACATCTTCGCGTTCTGCCACTTCAGAGGCCATCTGCGCTCGCAGACGTGTAAGCAGTTCGGTCAGATGCCCGGCTGAGAACGGCTTCAGCAAATATTCATCCACACTCAGTGAGACGGCCTGCCTGGCATAATCAAATTCATCATATCCTGTCAATATGACAATCTTCACAAGCGGGTTGCGTTCCCGCAATCTTCGCGCAAGCTCCAGTCCATCCATGAACGGCATGCTGATGTCTGTTACCACGATATCCGGCTCAACCCTCTCCGCCATCTCCAGCGCTTCACGGCCATTCTCTGCCAAACCGACGATTCGCAGGTCCAGGGCCTCCCAATCTACCTCTATGACTAGTCCTTCGCGTACGTCCTCTTCATCATCCACCAGCAATACCCGGTACACGTCCGAATTCCTCCCCCAGCTTATTGGAATCATGCAAGATGCTCATGTATATGTCGTTTCGATCCAAGGTTGCCATCATACTATACAATATTATTTTGTTTATGTAACCGCTTACTTTATGGGTAAGTAAGACTTTTATTTATATCACATTCATCTTGAATTTATGGTAAATTATAGTTGAATCAATCCGAGAAATTGCGAGAAAGGAACATGCTATTTCACATGAACAAATTAAAAGCTGGATTGTTAACCACAGGGATCGGCGCCGTATTGCTTTGTAGCGGAGCCATCACCGAAACCATTCGATCTGATCAGCTTCATTCGCCTACGAAATCATTGATGTGGCAAGATTATTCTCAGGAGTTAAGGGATAAGTTAACACGATCGTGGAGTGCGGGATTAGAAGTAATTCGTAAAGTGATGGGTGAAGATGAAGATAAGGAAAATCTAAGCGAATGGAAGCTGTATTACGATTTGGAGCATGCCAAACATCTAATCCCCCGCAGAGAGCACTCCTCTTTCAGTCAGGTCTATTATGGTGATGCCCGAAGATCCTTGCTTGAAAATGGAGATTTCATGCCTGCCCTGCTTCTGGACCCTGACCATTCAAAAGCCATTCAGTTCTGGGAAAAGCATGATGGAACGTATGCAATTATCACAATGGAGAAACGATTAGATGAGGACGGAAAGCGCAAATGGCTTGAAACTGGTGCGCAGATTATCAATAAGCCCTAACCCGCTCTTAAGCGGTTAGGGCTATCATTCGTATGTAGTTTAGTATAACGCAATATTACGGCAGTAAAGACCACAGTATATCTTTTAATCTACTCCAAATGGTGAGATTCCTTCTCTTGCTCTAAGGGATTGGCATATAACCCTTTTACATATATCATCGTTCTGTCGGGATTCGTGTGCCCCATCATTTCAGCTAGACGGTGCAGTGGAACATGTTCGGCCATGGCATAGCCAAACCGGTGACGCAAATCATGTGAACTTAGTCCTTCCAGTCCGGCTGAAGTCATCACCTTTTTGATCAGATGACGCAGTGCCCTTTCGGTCAAACGATCGCTGGTTTTCTCTGAAGGAAACAAATAAGGGCTATCCGGACTCAGACCTTCCATATACTTCTTCAACAATATAACACACGTCATGTTCAGCGGAATTTTCCGCTGCCCGTTTCGTTTATCGGCTCGCACGGTGAGCTGTCCGCTTCGTTTTCCCAGTTCAATATCGATCGGCTCCAGATTGCATACTTCCATCGTCCGTAACCCCGTATGAAACATGAGCGTCAGGATCGTCTGATCCCGAAGAGAGCTGCCATGTTCGATCGCAGAGAGAAAGGCTTCTTCTTCCCTGGTTGTCATCCGGCGAGGGCTCACCTTGTCTTCCGGAATGAATTTTAGAGGTTTGGAAGGATCATAGCTGATCTTGGATTCTGCTGCAGCCCATTTGAAGAAGCGCTTCAGGGTAATCAGTCTGCGGTTAATGGTCGCTGGCTTCAACTGCAAAACATTCTTCGAATAATCCCGGTAGCCCATTAACGTTGAGAGTTCAACGTCTTCAATACACATGATTTGATCAACCACAAGCGGGCTGCCTTTGTACCATTCGAGAAAATGTTTAAGATCACTCGCGTATTCCTTTAACGTTTTGGGAGTCAATTGACCCTGAAGTGTAAGCATATTTATGAATTCCTGAACCACCATCTCCCCCTGCACCGGCATGCCAGAAACCTTATCCATTAGAAAAAACCTCCAAATCTTGACTTATATTAGCGGACATGGTATTATCATATTAATCGATACATTAGCGGACATCAAGTCTGTGGTTTGAATACACCTGGTCAGCGTTAATTTTTAATTAGCACTTATCAAAATGGTCGTTTAAAAACTTATTTTTTTGGAGGAATCACATGCAAACAGGTACAGTGAAATGGTTTAACGCGGATAAAGGCTTCGGCTTTATCGAAATTGAAGAAGGAAATGACGTTTTCGTTCATTTCAGCGCAATTCAAAGCGACGGTTTCAAAACATTGGATGAAGGACAACGCGTTCAATTTGATGTAACTCAAGGTAACCGTGGACCACAAGCTGAAAACGTTACAGTCATCTAATTATATGCAAGCTGCCTTTACAGGCAGCTTTTTGTTTTTATTCTCTGCCTGACCTATCAGATCATCAGAACGACCCGAACGCAAACCATACAAAGCGAGGGATTACAGATGGATAAAGAACAATTGATTGCCGAAGTAGCCAAATCTGGCGGGTTTTCCAAAAAGAACGCCGAAAAGGCCGTAACCGTTGTACTCGATTCGATTCTAGAGGCTTTAAAAGAAGGCAAAGAAGTTCAGCTTGTCGGATTCGGAAAATTCGAGGTACAAGAGCGTGAAGCACGCATGGGTAAAAGCCGGAGAACCGGCAAGGAAATCCAGCTTCCTGCAGGAAAAGTTCCTGTATTCACGGCAGGATTAATGATGAAAGAAGCTTTAAATTAAGGCAGCAACAACCGTACCGGAAAAGAGGTTTTCATTCAAACAAACAACGATAATTACAATGTAAATGTCGTATTTTCTAGCGTTGATGACATTCTTAACTATTATTCTGACAAGAAGAGTAACCAGAATATCGCGAAGGATCACACCCACTCCACAGCCCCATCAACAGCGTCTGAACAGACACAACAATCACCCACTCGCTAACGAACCCTTTCATATTGGACTACAAAAAGCCCTGATCCGCTCAAAACGGTCCAGGGCTTGATTTGTGTTAATCCAGCACCCAGGGTGAATGAATTTTGGGCACATCGTTAATCAACTGCCTTGTATACGGATGCTCCGCATGGTGAATGACTTCCTCTGCTTTTCCTGCCTCCACCATCCGCCCGTGCTCCATAATGCAGATCGTGTCGCTCACATAATAGGCGAGACCCACGTCATGGGTAATAAACACAATCGTCATCCGGTTCTCATCACGCAGCTTGAGCAGCATATCGAGAATGGTGGAACGCGAACAGGCATCCACCATAGAGGTAGGCTCATCGGCGATCAGCACCTTCGGATGCAGCATGAAGATCCTCGCAATCATTAATCGCTGCATCTGCCCGCCTGACAGCTCGAATGGATATTTATTGTACAACTCCTCAAACTTCAGGTTAACGAAGGAACAAGCTTCCTTCATTTTGATGTACGCCTCATCCTGGCTGAGCTTCAAACCTTGCAGCCTGATGCAGTCTACCAGCAGCTTCTCTACCCGGTGAAAGACATTGAAGGAGGAGAACGGATCCTGGAAAATGGCCTGGATATCCTTCCAATAGGCTTTGCGTTCACGGTATCGTCCCAGCTGTCTCGGTTTTCCGTTATATTCGATGGCCCCGCTCGTTTCCTTAAGCAGTCCCATAATCATCTTCGCAAGCGTAGTCTTGCCACTGCCGCTCTCTCCAACAATCGAAATAATCTCGCCTTCGTGAAAATCAAAGCTGACATCGTTTACTGCCGCCTTTTTGCGGTTGCCTGTACCGTATACCTTCGTCAGATGACGGCCGCTAATCAGCACCTTGCCCATCGCCATGCGGGTTCACTCCTTCCGGGAGTCATGAATCAAGCTGCTCCTCTTTCCTGATCTGCTCCAGGATTTCCGGTGTCAGCAGGCAGCGATAGATCCGTTCTTCCACTTGGATATTCTCAATCTTGCCCTGCCGGCATTCGTCCGTAACCAGCGTGCAGCGCTCGGCAAATCTGCAGCCTTCGGGCACATGCTTCAGATTCGGCGGAGCACCAGGTATGGCCGCAAGCTTATGCTCCTTCATCCCCTCTTCCGGTACAATAATGGATCCCATCAGCTTGCGGGTATATGGATGCAGCGGATTGAAGATCATCTGGTCCGCCGTTCCCCGTTCCACAATTTCGCCGGCGTACATCACCATAATCTCATCCGTGACGTGATACAGAAGCGGCAGCTCATGTGTGATAAACACCAGGGATTTGATCACTTCCTTTTTCAGCAAATCCTTCAGGAGACGGATCACTGCCTTCTGTGAAGTCACATCCAGAGCGGATGTCGGTTCATCCGCAATGAGCACTTTGGGATTCAAAATGGTTGAGATGGCAATCACCGTTCGCTGCTTCATGCCACCGGATAATTCATTCGGATACATATCCAGCACATCCGGGGACAGATTCAGCGATTGAAAACGCTCCGCTGCCATCCTCCGCACTTCCTGCCGCTTCATCTCCGGGCGATGTTCCTTCATAATATCCTCGATGAACCGAATAATGCGCAGCGTTGGATTGAGTGCATTCATGGCGGCCTGCGGAATATAGGCAATTTCCTTACCGAGAATGCGGGAGCGCAGCTGCTCCTTGTTCAGCTGCATAATATCTGTGCCATTGATCCGGATCGAACCACTGCCATAATGCAGGGGCGGGAAATAAAAGCCCATTAGGCTGAGTGCCAGTGTCGACTTGCCGCAGCCCGACTCCCCCGCAATGCCCAGCGTCTGCCCTTCTTTCAAACCAAACTCAACCCCGTCAACCGCATAAACATTCTCTTTGAGCCGGGTACGATAATAAGTTTTGAGGCCGCTGACCTGAAGTATAGGTTGGTCCATGGTCTTAGCTCCTTATTTTCGGATTAAAGATTTCGTCCATGCCCGTATTCATCAGATAGAGCGAGAACGTAATGACGGCAATGGCCAATGCCGCAGGAATAAATGCCCACCATGCTCCTGCTACCGGGGCTTCAAATACCAGTGCCCAGTTCATCAGAATGCCGAGTGATATCGTGTTATACGGGCCGAGCCCGAGCATTGAGATTGAGGCTTCGGACAGAATGCCCGAGGCGGTCTGAAGCACAAAGGCCATCACAACATACGACGCGATATACGGCAGAATTTCATGGATGATAATACGCGGCGTGCTATGTCCCGAAATTTTCGCGATATGCACGTGGTCCCGGCTCCGCAGGGATGTCGTCTGCGCACGCACCGCCCTGGCTGTCCACGGCCAGCTCGTGATGCCAATAATGATGGCCGTTACGAGTGAACTGCGGGAATCAATACTGACTGAGATGAGAATCAGAATAATGAACGACGGAATCACGATGAAGATATTCGTGACCGCTGTCAGGAAATTGTCCAGCATGCCCCCGATATATCCGGATACCAAGCCCATAATCAGGCCAATGACCGTTGCAAAAACGCCAGCAATCAGCCCTACCCGAATGGATGTCTGGATGCCATACATCAATTCCAGAAAGATATCGCGCCCAAAGTTGTCTGACCCCAGCAGCAATCCATCCCCCGGAGGCTGGAACGCCATCGCCATCATCTCCAGCGGATCACTGCGATTAATGAGCGGATAGATGGTAACGAGCAGCAGCATGCCTACAAAAGTCACCGCACCGATCATAAACTTGGGCGATTTCAGCAAAATAGAGATCGAATGCTTCATGTCATTGTTCCTCCATTTGAGCAGCCTTGATGCGCGGATCAATGAAGCCATAGATTACATCAATCGTGAAATTGGCCAGCAGCACGGCGATGGCAATCAGTAATGTACACCCTGAAATGAGCGGATAATCGAGCTGACGTATGGCCGTGAACAGCCACGTGCCGATGCCCGGGTAACTGAACACAATTTCACAGATCAGTGATCCACCAACCATGGTGCCAATGGAGAGCGCCAGTCCCGTGATCTGAGGCAGCATGGCATTGCGGAACACATAGCGCGCAATGCGGCCGTCCCGGATGCCAAGCAGTTTGCTGTACAGCACATAGTCCGAATTCAGCTCATAGATGGACATCTCCCGCATACCAATCGCCTGACCGCCAATGGTCACGAGCACAATGGACAGGAACGGCAAGGTATGGTGGCGTATGACCGACATGATAAAGTCGAAGCTTAGCTGAGGCACCATCTGGAAGTCATATCCTCCGGACAGCGGAAACCATTTCAGTGTTAAAGCAAAGACATACAGCATAATAATAGCCAGAGTGAAAAAAGGAATGGAATTGATAAACAGTGCAACAGGAAACAGGACTTTATCAAAAACGCCTTTCCGATACGCCGCAATTGCACCGAGCAGATTGCCGATCAGCCAACCCACCAGAATAGCCGGGAGTTGAAGCCCCACCGTCCAAGGGACGGCGGAGGCCAGAATGTCCGTTACAGGCTTCGGATATAATCCGAAGGACGTGC contains these protein-coding regions:
- a CDS encoding substrate-binding domain-containing protein, coding for MIKRNEDKDKDKDKAIIRRMVSPDPIKKFSQSILCVRSCMGIVATGCCLFLGTACGISNADSVLPPPRVALITPAGTGELAEAIRLGAEAAAKENGAELLTVEAFPSEAAAYAPSNPDSTIHQARELQELSGQDISVYSQREQAQIRAVTQALEQGASALLVDPLSEKALSDIIQKAQTMNKSGMSVPVIVLNDEFPVEGITSVISMDNVEAGRQAGEAMAELLGGRGSVALLGPDPVNPGLIHREQGVMESLEQYPGIQVEPKSVCSTRDVCWQAAKQLLDQQQVDGFIALQEPASLGAADELHRRKLERQVNIVGFGSEQQQLEQLQEGVFQHLIVQNGFSAGYLGLNQAVARLSNQQVQARVTLETKLVSTDNMFWMDNQKLLFPFVQ
- a CDS encoding ABC transporter permease — its product is MKHSISILLKSPKFMIGAVTFVGMLLLVTIYPLINRSDPLEMMAMAFQPPGDGLLLGSDNFGRDIFLELMYGIQTSIRVGLIAGVFATVIGLIMGLVSGYIGGMLDNFLTAVTNIFIVIPSFIILILISVSIDSRSSLVTAIIIGITSWPWTARAVRAQTTSLRSRDHVHIAKISGHSTPRIIIHEILPYIASYVVMAFVLQTASGILSEASISMLGLGPYNTISLGILMNWALVFEAPVAGAWWAFIPAALAIAVITFSLYLMNTGMDEIFNPKIRS
- a CDS encoding HU family DNA-binding protein; the encoded protein is MDKEQLIAEVAKSGGFSKKNAEKAVTVVLDSILEALKEGKEVQLVGFGKFEVQEREARMGKSRRTGKEIQLPAGKVPVFTAGLMMKEALN
- a CDS encoding ABC transporter ATP-binding protein; the encoded protein is MDQPILQVSGLKTYYRTRLKENVYAVDGVEFGLKEGQTLGIAGESGCGKSTLALSLMGFYFPPLHYGSGSIRINGTDIMQLNKEQLRSRILGKEIAYIPQAAMNALNPTLRIIRFIEDIMKEHRPEMKRQEVRRMAAERFQSLNLSPDVLDMYPNELSGGMKQRTVIAISTILNPKVLIADEPTSALDVTSQKAVIRLLKDLLKKEVIKSLVFITHELPLLYHVTDEIMVMYAGEIVERGTADQMIFNPLHPYTRKLMGSIIVPEEGMKEHKLAAIPGAPPNLKHVPEGCRFAERCTLVTDECRQGKIENIQVEERIYRCLLTPEILEQIRKEEQLDS
- a CDS encoding cache domain-containing sensor histidine kinase, with product MRPLWLRLRFRLRSSKVSSIRSIITWSFSIFIVLVLTIMALLLHDKFTQAAERSAELTTRQIVDQVSYNLEDYVRSMSHLYRAIEEHMLRDGTWEGDQVDKQLDTLLSSREDIISITLLDSKGELLKNRPSAELKSSAHVTQQGWFQSALRVPDHLSFSLPHIQNMYSGPYKWVVSMSKGITVRQNGQDRQVILLVDINFKQMDELSRRVSLGQRGYVYIIDESAGNIVYHPQQQLMYMGLKSENIEQALVATGSYEDEADGQKRLNTVKSVANIGWKIVGVAYLDEIMTTRQEVNGYLVRVLLVVLILVILVSMLLSSSLTRPIRRMERKMKAVERGDFNVELPIQGPLEVERLSRRFNLMVYKIRTLMNEIIHEQEQKRRLELEALQAQINPHFLYNTLNSVVRMVGMSRNEEVITMITSLSRLFRISLSQGKTIITVREELEHAHHYLTIQQMRFKRKFRFSLDADEDTLDCLTLKLVLQPLIENAIVHGIEYHTDEGCIEIRVYREREQLVFCIMDNGVGMTEEQVAGLLHGSPIVKSGAGSGVAVRNVHDRIRLYYGEGCGLEFESELEEGTTVWIRIPVQCEREDGNKYDKAQ
- a CDS encoding ABC transporter ATP-binding protein, translating into MAMGKVLISGRHLTKVYGTGNRKKAAVNDVSFDFHEGEIISIVGESGSGKTTLAKMIMGLLKETSGAIEYNGKPRQLGRYRERKAYWKDIQAIFQDPFSSFNVFHRVEKLLVDCIRLQGLKLSQDEAYIKMKEACSFVNLKFEELYNKYPFELSGGQMQRLMIARIFMLHPKVLIADEPTSMVDACSRSTILDMLLKLRDENRMTIVFITHDVGLAYYVSDTICIMEHGRMVEAGKAEEVIHHAEHPYTRQLINDVPKIHSPWVLD
- a CDS encoding tyrosine-type recombinase/integrase, which produces MDKVSGMPVQGEMVVQEFINMLTLQGQLTPKTLKEYASDLKHFLEWYKGSPLVVDQIMCIEDVELSTLMGYRDYSKNVLQLKPATINRRLITLKRFFKWAAAESKISYDPSKPLKFIPEDKVSPRRMTTREEEAFLSAIEHGSSLRDQTILTLMFHTGLRTMEVCNLEPIDIELGKRSGQLTVRADKRNGQRKIPLNMTCVILLKKYMEGLSPDSPYLFPSEKTSDRLTERALRHLIKKVMTSAGLEGLSSHDLRHRFGYAMAEHVPLHRLAEMMGHTNPDRTMIYVKGLYANPLEQEKESHHLE
- a CDS encoding response regulator, with the translated sequence MYRVLLVDDEEDVREGLVIEVDWEALDLRIVGLAENGREALEMAERVEPDIVVTDISMPFMDGLELARRLRERNPLVKIVILTGYDEFDYARQAVSLSVDEYLLKPFSAGHLTELLTRLRAQMASEVAEREDVRQLRDHYYTSLPLVQADLMATLLHRQKSPAYIHGKAKQCGLNLHGERYGVSVLTLHMEGDGKKNGHQGGTNTQELVSSGEVSVEKENHGSGGSLRHSEDAELKQFAALNIAEEVWKEHGAGHAFMHQETIVLLFIDRGGQREGEIRQQQALENVIRSINHYLRIPATVGSGSMVETLSDVKHAYDDALLALDYRLVPGTDSLIYIADVERQTAGKLRFDELKQQVLTRTLKAGTRNELEDVLGIIFREITVEHGRGDIQLYLIEVLTTVWKAAQASGEDMEDIFGAGFQLYADLFRLPGLSEAQDKVRDVCVLVQHRIASGRQHVYKDIVEQALRFTKEHYADPDLSIQKVCGYLHISSGYFCGIFKKEVQLTFLQYLMQIRMEAAKELLRSTELKSFEIAERVGFAEPNYFSFCFKKHIGISPKEYRKQSALTTREGAER
- a CDS encoding cold-shock protein, with the protein product MQTGTVKWFNADKGFGFIEIEEGNDVFVHFSAIQSDGFKTLDEGQRVQFDVTQGNRGPQAENVTVI
- a CDS encoding ABC transporter permease; its protein translation is MNAYARYVAKKVFWYGLTLIIAIGLNFILPRLIEGNPVSMIASKMTAGMTDSDSIKRVYETFTVEFGIDQPLWAQFGIYLKNLFTGNLGTSFGLYPKPVTDILASAVPWTVGLQLPAILVGWLIGNLLGAIAAYRKGVFDKVLFPVALFINSIPFFTLAIIMLYVFALTLKWFPLSGGYDFQMVPQLSFDFIMSVIRHHTLPFLSIVLVTIGGQAIGMREMSIYELNSDYVLYSKLLGIRDGRIARYVFRNAMLPQITGLALSIGTMVGGSLICEIVFSYPGIGTWLFTAIRQLDYPLISGCTLLIAIAVLLANFTIDVIYGFIDPRIKAAQMEEQ